A part of Kitasatospora acidiphila genomic DNA contains:
- a CDS encoding antibiotic biosynthesis monooxygenase, with translation MYVRTTYATGDPAKMEQALQRITTESPKLLADQPGYRGFRLSADRELGKLTMGSWWETEEAERSSNEQLGERRRELLEGLAATVTTDVWEVVAVARAHVPAGSGLRIGRLEFDPAKVDHAIRTFNQTLPKFQEIPGNIGSAVFVDRARGRAMVGTLWADRVALVGSRGPQAAIRGEGVRAGGFRLVSLEEFEVVFADNR, from the coding sequence ATGTACGTACGCACGACCTATGCCACCGGTGATCCCGCGAAGATGGAGCAGGCCCTCCAGAGGATCACCACCGAGAGCCCGAAGCTGCTGGCCGACCAGCCGGGCTACCGGGGATTCCGGCTGTCTGCCGACCGGGAGCTCGGGAAGCTCACCATGGGCAGCTGGTGGGAGACCGAGGAGGCCGAGCGGAGCAGCAACGAGCAACTCGGGGAGCGCCGCAGGGAGTTGCTGGAGGGGCTCGCAGCCACCGTCACCACCGACGTGTGGGAGGTGGTGGCGGTCGCGCGGGCCCATGTGCCGGCCGGCAGCGGACTCCGGATCGGCCGGCTGGAGTTCGACCCGGCCAAGGTCGACCACGCGATCCGGACGTTCAACCAGACGCTGCCGAAGTTCCAGGAGATCCCCGGGAACATCGGGTCGGCGGTGTTCGTCGACCGTGCCCGCGGCCGGGCCATGGTGGGCACCCTCTGGGCGGACCGGGTGGCGCTGGTGGGCTCGCGCGGGCCGCAGGCGGCCATCCGCGGCGAGGGCGTCCGGGCCGGCGGGTTCCGCCTGGTGAGCCTGGAGGAGTTCGAGGTGGTCTTCGCCGACAACCGGTAG
- a CDS encoding helicase-associated domain-containing protein encodes MTTEPNGRPGRSRARTLADELRAGTDQELATLLRLRPDLLNPVPTDLTQLVARLSSRASALRALERLDAFTLQVAEALAAAPDGTPGTVLRDLVAGPARGVKPHPGAEPVDRSAVLAALPGALAALRERALVWGPDNALRLVIAVREALAPTATAPGGTGLGPTLSEATLGMSPARLQELLQGAGLPGTPDPVTAVAALTELLTDRKRCAALLAEAPPAALGVLEKLVWGPPTGTVPDAARPVTAEQARSPIEWLLARGLLLPSGPGTVVLPRELALHLRGGRSHRLVEPGPPPLLSAAERDPQAVDNAAAGQAHTAVQTVEELLELWGLQPPPVLRAGGLGVRDLKRTATTLDRTEPETAFWLELAYGAGLLAPDGEAGEVWAPTPAYDQWLQQSTAERWAALVGGWLAATRVAGLVGSVDGKGKARPPLGPELDRVLAPTTRRAVLSLLATLPPGGTAGAEALLPVQRWHRPLRGGATGPDGRDLRTRLTEFTLAEAELLGVTGRGALSSAGRALLAGDDPVPVLTPLLPEPLDQVILQPDLTAIAPGPLLTPLAQALALCADIESKGGATVYRFTPGSVRRALDAGRTAAELHGFLERHSRTAVPQPLAYLIDDVARRHGVLRVGAASAYLRCDDPALLGEVLVDRRAAELRLRLLAPTVLAAQAPPDTVLSVLRAMGYAPAAESAEGDLVITRPDAHRTPPRTPPVPVADGPTAPDEVLLGAAVKAIRAGDHAATAQRRETVPGPAARQLPRTAAADTLAALQTAVLLGERMWIGYVNAEGLATQRVIDPVKVEGGFVTAFDHHAEKIQTFALHRITGVAELADG; translated from the coding sequence ATGACCACCGAGCCGAACGGACGACCGGGCCGGTCCCGCGCCCGCACCCTCGCCGACGAGCTGCGCGCCGGCACCGACCAGGAGCTCGCCACCCTGCTGCGGCTGCGCCCCGATCTGCTCAACCCGGTGCCCACCGACCTGACCCAGCTGGTCGCCCGGCTCTCCAGCCGGGCCTCCGCGTTGCGCGCGCTGGAGCGCCTGGACGCCTTCACCCTGCAGGTCGCCGAGGCCCTGGCCGCCGCCCCGGACGGCACCCCCGGCACCGTGCTGCGCGATCTGGTGGCCGGCCCGGCCCGCGGCGTCAAGCCGCACCCGGGCGCCGAGCCGGTGGACCGCTCGGCGGTGCTCGCCGCGCTGCCCGGCGCGCTGGCCGCCCTGCGCGAGCGGGCTCTGGTCTGGGGCCCGGACAACGCCCTGCGCCTGGTGATCGCGGTGCGCGAGGCGCTCGCGCCGACCGCCACCGCGCCCGGCGGCACCGGGCTCGGCCCGACCCTGTCCGAGGCCACCCTGGGGATGTCGCCGGCCCGCCTGCAGGAGTTGCTGCAGGGCGCCGGGCTGCCGGGCACCCCCGACCCGGTGACCGCCGTCGCCGCGCTCACCGAGCTGCTCACCGACCGCAAGCGGTGCGCCGCGCTGCTCGCCGAGGCGCCGCCGGCCGCCCTCGGGGTGCTGGAGAAGCTGGTCTGGGGCCCGCCCACCGGCACGGTGCCGGACGCGGCCCGGCCGGTCACCGCCGAGCAGGCCCGCAGTCCGATCGAATGGCTGCTGGCCCGCGGCCTGCTGCTGCCCTCCGGCCCCGGCACCGTGGTGCTCCCCCGCGAGCTGGCGCTGCACCTGCGCGGCGGGCGCAGCCACCGGCTGGTCGAGCCCGGGCCGCCGCCGCTGCTGTCGGCCGCCGAGCGGGATCCACAGGCTGTGGACAACGCGGCGGCCGGGCAGGCCCACACCGCCGTGCAGACCGTCGAGGAGCTGCTGGAGCTGTGGGGCCTGCAGCCGCCGCCGGTGCTGCGGGCCGGCGGCCTGGGCGTGCGCGACCTCAAGCGCACCGCCACCACCCTGGACCGGACCGAGCCGGAGACCGCCTTCTGGCTGGAACTCGCCTACGGCGCCGGGCTGTTGGCCCCCGACGGCGAGGCCGGCGAGGTGTGGGCCCCCACCCCGGCCTACGACCAGTGGCTGCAGCAGTCGACCGCCGAGCGCTGGGCCGCGCTGGTCGGCGGCTGGCTGGCCGCCACCCGGGTGGCCGGGCTGGTCGGCAGCGTCGACGGCAAGGGCAAGGCCCGCCCGCCGCTCGGCCCCGAGCTGGACCGGGTGCTCGCCCCCACCACCCGCCGCGCCGTGCTCAGCCTGCTCGCCACCCTGCCGCCGGGCGGCACGGCGGGCGCCGAGGCGCTGCTCCCCGTCCAGCGCTGGCACCGCCCGCTGCGCGGCGGCGCCACCGGCCCGGACGGGCGCGATCTGCGCACCCGGCTCACCGAGTTCACGCTGGCCGAGGCCGAACTGCTCGGCGTCACCGGCCGTGGTGCGCTCAGCTCCGCCGGGCGCGCCCTGCTGGCGGGCGACGACCCGGTGCCGGTGCTGACTCCGCTGCTGCCCGAGCCGCTGGACCAGGTGATCCTGCAGCCCGACCTGACCGCGATCGCCCCCGGGCCGCTGCTCACCCCGCTGGCCCAGGCGCTGGCGCTGTGCGCCGACATCGAGTCCAAGGGCGGCGCCACCGTCTACCGGTTCACCCCCGGCTCGGTGCGCCGGGCGCTGGACGCCGGCCGCACCGCCGCCGAACTGCACGGCTTCCTGGAGCGGCACTCCCGCACCGCCGTCCCGCAGCCGCTCGCCTATCTGATCGACGACGTGGCCCGCCGGCACGGCGTGCTCCGGGTCGGCGCCGCCTCGGCCTACCTGCGCTGCGACGATCCGGCGCTGCTGGGCGAGGTGCTGGTCGACCGCCGGGCCGCCGAGCTGCGGCTGCGGCTGCTCGCCCCGACCGTGCTGGCCGCCCAGGCGCCGCCCGACACCGTGCTCTCGGTGCTGCGCGCGATGGGCTACGCACCGGCCGCCGAGTCCGCCGAGGGCGACCTGGTGATCACCCGCCCGGACGCCCACCGCACCCCGCCGCGCACCCCGCCGGTGCCGGTCGCCGACGGCCCCACCGCCCCGGACGAGGTGCTGCTCGGCGCCGCCGTCAAGGCGATCCGGGCCGGCGACCACGCGGCCACCGCCCAGCGCCGGGAGACCGTGCCAGGCCCCGCCGCCCGCCAACTCCCGCGCACCGCGGCCGCCGACACCCTGGCCGCGCTGCAGACCGCGGTGCTGCTCGGCGAGCGGATGTGGATCGGCTACGTCAACGCCGAGGGCCTGGCCACCCAGCGGGTGATCGACCCGGTCAAGGTGGAGGGCGGCTTCGTCACGGCCTTCGACCACCACGCCGAGAAGATCCAGACGTTCGCGCTGCACCGGATCACCGGCGTCGCCGAACTGGCCGACGGCTAG
- a CDS encoding cold-shock protein has product MAQGTVKWFNAEKGYGFIAVDGGADVFVHYSAIQMDGYRTLEEGQRVEFEISQGQKGPQADMVRAAV; this is encoded by the coding sequence ATGGCTCAGGGCACCGTCAAGTGGTTCAACGCGGAGAAGGGCTACGGCTTCATCGCGGTCGACGGTGGTGCGGACGTGTTCGTCCACTACAGCGCGATCCAGATGGACGGCTACCGCACCCTCGAGGAGGGCCAGCGGGTCGAGTTCGAGATCTCCCAGGGGCAGAAGGGCCCGCAGGCGGACATGGTCCGCGCCGCGGTCTGA
- the groL gene encoding chaperonin GroEL (60 kDa chaperone family; promotes refolding of misfolded polypeptides especially under stressful conditions; forms two stacked rings of heptamers to form a barrel-shaped 14mer; ends can be capped by GroES; misfolded proteins enter the barrel where they are refolded when GroES binds), with protein MAKIIAFDEEARRGLERGMNQLADAVKVTLGPKGRNVVLEKKWGAPTITNDGVSIAKEIELEDPYEKIGAELVKEVAKKTDDVAGDGTTTATVLAQALVREGLRNVAAGANPMALKRGIEKAVAAVSDQLLAQARNVETKEQIAATASISAADTQIGELIAEAMDKVGKEGVITVEESNTFGLELELTEGMRFDKGYISAYFATDLERMEASFDDPYILIANSKIGSVKDLLPLLEKVMQSGKPLLIIAEDVEGEALSTLVVNKIRGTFKSVAVKAPGFGDRRKAMLGDIAILTGGTVISEEVGLKLENAGLDLLGTARKVVITKDETTIVDGGGDSDQVAGRVNQIRAEIENSDSDYDREKLQERLAKLAGGVAVIKAGAATEVELKERKHRIEDAVRNAKAAVEEGIVAGGGVALLQAGVAFDKLELDGDEATGANIVKVALEAPIKQIATNAGLEGGVVVEKVRNLPAGHGLNAATNEYVDLVAEGIIDPAKVTRSALQNAASIAALFLTTEAVIADKPEKAAAPAGGGMPGGDMDF; from the coding sequence ATGGCCAAGATCATCGCGTTTGACGAGGAAGCTCGCCGCGGCCTTGAGCGCGGCATGAACCAGCTTGCCGACGCCGTCAAGGTGACGCTGGGCCCCAAGGGCCGCAACGTCGTCCTTGAGAAGAAGTGGGGCGCCCCCACGATCACCAACGACGGTGTCTCCATCGCCAAGGAGATCGAGCTCGAGGACCCCTACGAGAAGATCGGCGCGGAGCTCGTCAAGGAGGTCGCCAAGAAGACCGACGACGTCGCGGGTGACGGCACCACCACCGCCACCGTGCTGGCCCAGGCCCTGGTGCGCGAGGGTCTGCGCAACGTCGCCGCCGGCGCCAACCCGATGGCCCTGAAGCGCGGCATCGAGAAGGCCGTCGCCGCCGTCTCCGACCAGCTGCTGGCCCAGGCCCGCAACGTGGAGACCAAGGAGCAGATCGCCGCGACCGCCTCGATCTCCGCCGCCGACACCCAGATCGGCGAGCTGATCGCCGAGGCCATGGACAAGGTCGGCAAGGAAGGCGTCATCACCGTCGAGGAGAGCAACACCTTCGGTCTGGAGCTGGAGCTCACCGAGGGCATGCGCTTCGACAAGGGCTACATCTCGGCCTACTTCGCCACCGACCTGGAGCGGATGGAGGCGTCGTTCGACGACCCGTACATCCTGATCGCCAACTCCAAGATCGGCTCGGTCAAGGACCTGCTCCCGCTGCTGGAGAAGGTCATGCAGTCCGGCAAGCCGCTGCTGATCATCGCCGAGGACGTCGAGGGCGAGGCCCTGTCGACCCTGGTGGTCAACAAGATCCGCGGCACCTTCAAGTCCGTCGCCGTCAAGGCCCCGGGCTTCGGCGACCGCCGCAAGGCCATGCTGGGCGACATCGCCATCCTCACCGGCGGCACCGTGATCTCCGAGGAGGTCGGCCTCAAGCTGGAGAACGCCGGTCTCGACCTGCTGGGCACCGCCCGCAAGGTGGTCATCACCAAGGACGAGACCACCATCGTCGACGGTGGCGGCGACAGCGACCAGGTCGCCGGCCGGGTCAACCAGATCCGCGCCGAGATCGAGAACAGCGACTCGGACTACGACCGCGAGAAGCTCCAGGAGCGCCTCGCCAAGCTGGCCGGCGGCGTGGCCGTCATCAAGGCCGGCGCGGCCACCGAGGTCGAGCTCAAGGAGCGCAAGCACCGCATCGAGGACGCCGTGCGCAACGCCAAGGCGGCCGTCGAGGAGGGCATCGTCGCCGGCGGTGGCGTGGCCCTGCTGCAGGCCGGTGTCGCGTTCGACAAGCTGGAGCTGGACGGCGACGAGGCCACCGGTGCCAACATCGTGAAGGTCGCGCTGGAGGCCCCGATCAAGCAGATCGCCACCAACGCCGGCCTCGAGGGCGGTGTCGTGGTGGAGAAGGTCCGCAACCTCCCCGCGGGCCACGGCCTGAACGCCGCCACCAACGAGTACGTCGACCTGGTCGCCGAGGGCATCATCGACCCGGCCAAGGTCACCCGCTCGGCGCTGCAGAACGCCGCCTCCATCGCGGCGCTCTTCCTCACCACCGAGGCCGTCATCGCCGACAAGCCGGAGAAGGCCGCTGCCCCGGCCGGCGGCGGCATGCCGGGCGGTGACATGGACTTCTGA
- a CDS encoding copper homeostasis protein CutC → MSRPILEVIALTASDAQAAQSGGADRLELVTDMAADGLSPAVADFAAIRAAVDLPLRVMLRIRDGFGPGDLDQLGERAAALRAEGAEEFVLGFLTPDGAVDLPAVRAVAAAVAGCRWTFHRAIDHSADRAAVRAAVAELPGLDTFLTSGAAAGVDAGRQVLSGELAKAGEPGYRQRILIGGGLREEHLPGLLAEGFDAFHVGGAVRTDGWAGGVDPAKVARWRELID, encoded by the coding sequence ATGTCTAGACCAATTCTTGAAGTCATCGCGCTGACCGCGTCAGACGCCCAGGCCGCCCAGTCCGGTGGCGCCGACCGCCTCGAACTGGTCACCGACATGGCCGCCGACGGACTCAGCCCGGCGGTGGCCGACTTCGCCGCGATCCGGGCGGCGGTGGACCTCCCGCTGCGGGTGATGCTGCGGATCCGCGACGGCTTCGGCCCCGGCGACCTGGACCAGCTCGGCGAGCGGGCCGCCGCGCTGCGCGCCGAGGGCGCCGAGGAGTTCGTGCTCGGCTTCCTGACCCCCGACGGCGCGGTGGACCTGCCCGCCGTCCGGGCCGTCGCCGCGGCCGTGGCCGGCTGCCGCTGGACCTTCCACCGGGCCATCGACCACAGCGCCGACCGGGCCGCCGTGCGGGCCGCGGTCGCCGAACTGCCCGGCCTGGACACCTTCCTCACCTCGGGCGCCGCCGCCGGGGTGGATGCCGGGCGCCAGGTGCTCTCCGGCGAGCTGGCCAAGGCGGGCGAGCCCGGTTACCGCCAGCGGATCCTGATCGGCGGCGGCCTGCGCGAGGAGCACCTGCCCGGGCTGCTCGCCGAGGGCTTCGACGCCTTCCACGTCGGCGGGGCGGTGCGCACCGACGGCTGGGCCGGCGGCGTCGACCCGGCCAAGGTCGCGCGCTGGCGCGAGCTGATCGACTGA
- a CDS encoding GNAT family N-acetyltransferase, whose amino-acid sequence MRWAFEYAALRMVWLKALEPNAAGLTAYRKAGFEPAGRLRQSGYWRGRPCDELLMDATADDFLAAIDPA is encoded by the coding sequence CTGCGCTGGGCATTCGAATACGCGGCCCTGCGCATGGTCTGGCTCAAGGCACTGGAACCGAACGCCGCAGGCCTCACCGCCTACCGCAAGGCCGGCTTCGAACCCGCCGGCCGCCTGCGCCAGTCCGGCTACTGGCGCGGCCGCCCCTGCGACGAACTGCTCATGGATGCCACCGCCGACGACTTCCTGGCCGCGATCGACCCCGCCTGA
- a CDS encoding MoaD/ThiS family protein, translating to MSATVRIPTILRTYTDGRSEVPAEGATLAEVIADLDRNHTGIGARLLDDTGKLRRFVNVYVNDDDVRFAEGLATEIPGGAGISIIPAVAGGC from the coding sequence ATGAGCGCCACCGTCCGCATTCCCACCATCCTGCGCACCTACACCGACGGCCGGTCCGAAGTGCCCGCCGAGGGCGCCACCCTGGCCGAGGTGATCGCCGACCTGGACCGCAACCACACCGGCATCGGTGCCCGACTCCTGGACGACACCGGCAAGTTGCGCCGGTTCGTCAACGTGTACGTGAACGACGACGACGTGCGGTTCGCCGAGGGCCTGGCGACCGAGATCCCCGGCGGCGCCGGCATCTCGATCATCCCGGCTGTGGCGGGCGGCTGCTGA
- a CDS encoding HelD family protein, translating into MHSAAPTTTDPADPLQRERNHLASSRAALRAMREDAEQLDISDVAGTWVTQQVLHDQIQRRIAALADLADTPLFFGRLDFLRAIGEDASEGAGGSRFYIGRRHVHDAEGDPMVIDWRAPVSQTFYQASRKDPMDIAKRRRFGYTGGELTAYEDENLSDPAEIEQASALLAAEIEKPRVGPMRDIVATIQPEQDEIVRADVSGTVCVQGAPGTGKTAVGLHRVAYLLYAHRERLAKAGTLVIGPNSSFLSYIEQVLPALGELDVAQATVQQLVAHVEVRAQDAPEAAVIKGDARLAEVLRRAVRDGITMPTEPCMVVRGSRRWRVPVYELIEIIEELAGREIRYGAAMAALPQRIAHAVLLKMEQGGEAPDDRVQDAVARSREVKAVVKACWPAVDPAKLVLRLLGDAEFLARCAEGILTPEEQAAILWPKPGRSVKTAPWTAADAVLVDEATDLVQRTPSLGHVVLDEAQDLSPMQYRAVGRRCTTGSATVLGDLAQGTTPWATASWPEALRHLGKDGAHVEELTTGFRVPEQVISYASRLLPSIAPGLAPATSIRTGQDTLAIRRVAEDLTGAVLAACREALGREGSTGLIAADDRLQALEAALHAAGMPFLTPGTETTAEARLTLVPASLAKGLEYDYVVLDEPAAVVAGEPDRRTGLRRLYVALTRAVSGLTVLHAEPLPAELG; encoded by the coding sequence GTGCATTCCGCCGCCCCCACCACCACCGACCCCGCCGACCCGCTGCAGCGGGAGCGGAACCACCTGGCGTCCTCCAGGGCCGCCCTGCGCGCGATGCGCGAGGACGCCGAGCAGCTGGACATCTCGGACGTGGCCGGCACCTGGGTCACCCAGCAGGTGCTGCACGACCAGATCCAGCGCCGGATCGCCGCCCTGGCCGACCTGGCGGACACCCCGCTGTTCTTCGGCCGCCTGGACTTCCTGCGCGCGATCGGCGAGGACGCGAGCGAGGGCGCCGGAGGGTCCCGGTTCTACATCGGCCGCCGCCACGTGCACGACGCCGAGGGCGATCCGATGGTGATCGACTGGCGGGCCCCGGTCTCCCAGACCTTCTACCAGGCCAGCCGCAAGGACCCGATGGACATCGCCAAGCGGCGCCGATTCGGCTACACCGGCGGTGAACTGACGGCCTATGAGGACGAGAACCTGAGCGACCCGGCCGAGATCGAGCAGGCCTCGGCCCTGCTCGCGGCCGAGATCGAGAAGCCCCGCGTCGGCCCGATGCGCGACATCGTGGCCACCATCCAGCCCGAGCAGGACGAGATCGTCCGCGCCGACGTGAGCGGCACGGTCTGCGTGCAGGGCGCCCCGGGCACCGGGAAGACCGCCGTCGGCCTGCACCGCGTGGCGTACCTGCTCTACGCGCACCGGGAGCGGCTGGCCAAGGCCGGCACCCTGGTGATCGGGCCGAACAGCTCGTTCCTCTCCTACATCGAGCAGGTGCTGCCCGCGCTCGGCGAGTTGGACGTGGCGCAGGCCACCGTGCAGCAGCTGGTGGCGCACGTCGAGGTGCGGGCCCAGGACGCCCCCGAGGCCGCCGTGATCAAGGGCGACGCGCGGTTGGCCGAGGTGCTGCGCCGCGCCGTGCGGGACGGCATCACGATGCCCACCGAGCCCTGCATGGTGGTCCGCGGCTCCCGGCGCTGGCGGGTTCCGGTCTATGAACTGATCGAGATCATCGAGGAGTTGGCCGGCCGGGAGATCCGCTACGGCGCGGCGATGGCGGCGCTGCCGCAGCGGATCGCGCACGCCGTGCTGCTCAAGATGGAGCAGGGCGGCGAGGCCCCCGACGACCGGGTGCAGGACGCGGTGGCCCGCTCCCGCGAGGTCAAGGCGGTGGTGAAGGCCTGCTGGCCGGCGGTGGACCCGGCCAAGCTGGTGCTGCGGCTGCTGGGTGACGCGGAGTTCCTGGCGCGCTGCGCCGAGGGGATCCTCACCCCCGAGGAGCAGGCGGCGATCCTGTGGCCCAAGCCGGGCCGGTCGGTGAAGACCGCGCCCTGGACGGCGGCTGACGCGGTGCTGGTGGACGAGGCCACCGACCTGGTGCAGCGCACCCCCTCGCTCGGCCATGTGGTGCTGGACGAGGCGCAGGACCTCTCCCCGATGCAGTACCGCGCGGTCGGCCGCCGCTGCACCACCGGCTCCGCCACCGTGCTCGGCGACCTGGCGCAGGGCACCACCCCGTGGGCGACCGCGAGTTGGCCGGAGGCGCTGCGGCACCTGGGCAAGGACGGCGCCCATGTCGAGGAGCTGACCACCGGCTTCCGGGTGCCCGAGCAGGTGATCTCCTACGCGTCCCGGCTGCTGCCGTCGATCGCGCCGGGCCTGGCCCCGGCCACCTCGATCCGCACCGGCCAGGACACCCTGGCGATCCGCCGGGTGGCGGAGGACCTGACCGGCGCGGTGCTGGCGGCCTGCCGGGAGGCGCTGGGCCGGGAGGGCTCCACCGGCCTGATCGCGGCGGACGACCGGCTGCAGGCCCTGGAGGCGGCGCTGCACGCGGCCGGGATGCCGTTCCTCACCCCGGGCACCGAGACCACCGCCGAGGCCCGGCTCACCCTGGTGCCGGCCTCGCTGGCGAAGGGTCTGGAGTACGACTACGTGGTGCTGGACGAGCCGGCCGCGGTGGTGGCCGGCGAGCCGGACCGGCGCACCGGGCTGCGCCGGCTCTATGTGGCGCTGACCCGTGCGGTGTCGGGGCTGACCGTGCTGCACGCCGAGCCGCTGCCGGCCGAGCTGGGCTGA
- a CDS encoding DNA repair helicase XPB, protein MNDGPLIVQSDKTLLLEIDHPKAADCRRAIAPFAELERAPEHVHTYRVTPLGLWNARAAGHDAEQVVDALVTYSRYPVPHALLVDVADTMARYGRLQLLKHPTHGLVLTTTDRPVLEEVLKSRKIAPLVGARVEPDTVVVHPSERGQIKQVLLKLGWPAEDHAGYVDGEAHPIELEEDGWQLRPYQKHAVEGFWHGGSGVVVLPCGAGKTLVGAAAMAEAKSTTLILVTNTVSARQWKHELVKRTSLTEEEIGEYSGTRKEIRPVTIATYQVMTTKRKGVYSHLELFDARNWGLVVYDEVHLLPAPVFKFTADLQARRRLGLTATLVREDGREGDVFSLIGPKRFDAPWKEIEAQGYIAPADCCEVRVTLSDSERLAYATAEPEERYRFCSTTATKRRVVEALVKKHQGDQTLIIGQYIDQLDELGEVLGAPVIKGETSNAQREKLFEAFRSKEISVLVVSKVANFSIDLPEATVAIQVSGTFGSRQEEAQRLGRVLRPKADGHAAHFYSVVARDTVDQDFAAHRQRFLAEQGYAYRIVDADDI, encoded by the coding sequence GTGAACGACGGGCCACTGATCGTCCAGAGCGACAAGACCCTGCTCCTTGAAATCGACCACCCCAAGGCCGCCGACTGCCGGCGGGCGATCGCGCCGTTCGCGGAGCTGGAGCGGGCGCCCGAGCACGTGCACACGTACCGGGTGACGCCGCTGGGGCTGTGGAACGCGCGGGCTGCGGGGCATGACGCGGAGCAGGTGGTGGACGCGCTGGTGACGTACTCGCGGTACCCGGTGCCGCATGCGCTGCTGGTGGACGTGGCCGACACCATGGCGCGGTACGGGCGGCTGCAGCTGCTCAAGCACCCCACCCACGGGCTGGTGCTGACCACCACCGACCGGCCGGTCCTCGAAGAGGTGCTCAAGTCCAGGAAGATCGCGCCGCTGGTCGGGGCCCGGGTGGAGCCGGACACCGTGGTGGTGCATCCCTCGGAGCGCGGGCAGATCAAGCAGGTGCTGCTCAAGCTGGGCTGGCCGGCCGAGGACCACGCGGGCTACGTGGACGGCGAAGCGCACCCGATCGAGTTGGAGGAGGACGGCTGGCAGCTGCGGCCGTACCAGAAGCATGCCGTGGAGGGCTTCTGGCACGGCGGCAGCGGTGTGGTGGTGCTGCCCTGCGGCGCCGGCAAGACGCTGGTCGGCGCCGCCGCGATGGCCGAGGCCAAGTCGACCACGCTGATCCTGGTGACCAACACGGTGTCGGCCCGCCAGTGGAAGCACGAGCTGGTGAAGCGCACCTCGCTGACCGAGGAGGAGATCGGCGAGTACAGCGGCACCCGCAAGGAGATCCGCCCGGTCACCATCGCCACCTACCAGGTGATGACGACCAAGCGGAAGGGCGTCTACTCGCACCTGGAGCTGTTCGACGCCCGCAACTGGGGCCTGGTGGTCTACGACGAGGTGCACCTGCTGCCCGCGCCGGTCTTCAAGTTCACCGCCGACCTGCAGGCCCGCCGCCGGCTCGGCCTGACCGCGACGCTGGTCCGCGAGGACGGCCGGGAGGGCGACGTGTTCAGCCTGATCGGTCCCAAGCGGTTCGACGCGCCGTGGAAGGAGATCGAGGCGCAGGGCTACATCGCGCCGGCCGACTGCTGCGAGGTCCGGGTCACCCTGAGCGACTCCGAGCGGCTGGCCTACGCCACCGCCGAGCCGGAGGAGCGCTACCGGTTCTGCTCGACCACCGCGACCAAGCGCCGGGTGGTGGAGGCGCTGGTCAAGAAGCACCAGGGCGACCAGACGCTGATCATCGGCCAGTACATCGACCAGCTGGACGAGCTGGGCGAGGTGCTGGGGGCGCCGGTGATCAAGGGCGAGACCAGCAACGCCCAGCGGGAGAAGCTGTTCGAGGCGTTCCGCAGCAAGGAGATCAGCGTGCTGGTGGTCTCCAAGGTGGCGAACTTCTCGATCGACCTGCCGGAGGCGACGGTGGCGATCCAGGTCTCCGGCACCTTCGGTTCCCGCCAGGAGGAGGCGCAGCGGCTCGGCCGGGTGCTGCGTCCCAAGGCGGACGGCCATGCCGCGCACTTCTACTCGGTGGTGGCCCGGGACACCGTGGACCAGGACTTCGCCGCGCACCGGCAGCGGTTCCTGGCCGAGCAGGGCTACGCGTACCGCATCGTCGACGCCGACGACATCTAG
- the pgeF gene encoding peptidoglycan editing factor PgeF has protein sequence MIVQELAPGIRYAVTDRHGGVSPQPFGSRNLGGATADDYQNVLKNRQLTADQLDLATDRVVWMRQVHSPDVQRVDRPWGTDAPPVDGIWTTEAGLALASLGADCAAVLLADPVARVVGAAHSGRAGTLAGVAVNLLTAMAEAGADPARMTALIGPAACGHCYEVPAAMRDEAAAAVPETFATTRQGTPALDLPAGIAAQLTRAGLTDIRRDPRCTIEDPDLFSHRRANPTGRFAAYVWLEF, from the coding sequence ATGATCGTCCAGGAGCTCGCCCCCGGAATCCGCTACGCCGTCACCGACCGCCACGGCGGGGTCAGCCCGCAGCCGTTCGGCAGCCGCAACCTCGGCGGCGCCACCGCCGACGACTACCAGAATGTCCTGAAGAACCGTCAACTGACCGCTGATCAGCTGGACTTGGCCACCGACCGGGTGGTCTGGATGCGCCAGGTGCACAGCCCCGACGTGCAGCGGGTGGACCGCCCGTGGGGCACCGACGCGCCGCCCGTCGACGGCATCTGGACCACCGAGGCGGGCCTGGCGCTGGCCTCGCTCGGCGCCGACTGCGCCGCCGTGCTGCTCGCCGACCCGGTCGCCCGGGTGGTCGGCGCCGCCCACTCCGGCCGGGCCGGCACCCTGGCCGGTGTCGCCGTCAACCTGCTCACCGCGATGGCCGAGGCCGGCGCCGACCCGGCCCGGATGACCGCCCTGATCGGCCCCGCCGCCTGCGGCCACTGCTACGAGGTCCCGGCCGCGATGCGCGACGAGGCCGCCGCCGCCGTCCCCGAGACCTTCGCCACCACCCGCCAGGGCACCCCCGCCCTGGACCTCCCCGCCGGCATCGCCGCCCAGCTCACCCGCGCCGGCCTCACCGACATCCGCCGCGACCCCCGCTGCACCATCGAGGACCCCGACCTCTTCTCCCACCGCCGCGCCAACCCCACCGGCCGCTTCGCCGCGTACGTCTGGCTGGAATTCTGA